A genomic window from Osmia bicornis bicornis chromosome 6, iOsmBic2.1, whole genome shotgun sequence includes:
- the LOC114874539 gene encoding UBA-like domain-containing protein 2 isoform X2: MDTLREQVMINQFVLAAGCAREQAKQLLQAAHWQFEITPCNTPATPPNFPDALLAFSKMSAGDKTPSGMSPSQNGLHQNSMQTGTAAQHHGGRCSVTGNAQQQTQSQQLGLGEPQR, translated from the exons atggacACCCTTCGCGAACAGGTGATGATCAATCAGTTCGTGTTGGCTGCAGGTTGTGCCAGGGAGCAAGCGAAACAGTTGCTACAAGCGGCGCATTGGCAGTTCGAG aTAACGCCGTGTAATACACCAGCCACCCCACCAAATTTTCCTGACGCGCTTTTAGCCTTCTCGAAAATGTCTGCGGGCGACAAAACTCCTTCGG GAATGTCGCCGAGCCAAAATGGATTGCATCAGAATTCGATGCAGACGGGGACCGCGGCGCAACACCATGGGGGACGGTGTAGCGTGACTGGGAACGCGCAACAGCAAACGCAAAGTCAACAATTAGGGCTAGGAGAGCCACAGAGATAA
- the LOC114874471 gene encoding dehydrogenase/reductase SDR family member 4 gives MIYSCLNQSVRKFSQNLSKMNLKRLEGKVAVVTASTQGIGFSIAKRLAEEGAKVVISSRKESNVMKAVERLKSEGLQVSGTTCHVGKKEDRGKLFENVEKEYGGLDILVSNAATNPSVSTVLDTPEEVWDKIFDVNVKSTYLLMQESLPLLRKSKSPSIIIVSSISAYTPFSLLGAYAVSKTTLLGITKAAAADLASEGIRVNCIAPGIIKTKFSQAIVEGDAGEASLSMIPMQRFGEPNEIAGVAAFLASDDASYVTGETIVAAGGMHSRL, from the exons ATGATATACAGTTGTTTAAATCAAAGTGTGCGAAAATTTAGCCagaatttatcaaaaatgAATCTTAAACGATTGGAAGGAAAAGTAGCAGTTGTAACAGCATCAACACAAGG TATTGGTTTTTCAATAGCGAAACGTCTAGCTGAAGAAGGGGCCAAGGTAGTAATTAGCAGTCGTAAAGAATCAAATGTGATGAAAGCAGTAGAACGACTCAAATCTGAAGGATTACAAGTTTCTGGTACCACATGTCATGTTGGTAAAAAAGAAGATAGAGGAAAGCTTTTTGAAAAT GTAGAAAAAGAATATGGTGGTTTAGATATTCTTGTATCAAATGCAGCTACAAATCCCAGTGTTTCAACGGTTCTTGATACTCCAGAAGAAGTATGGGACAAAATCTTTGATGTCAATGTCAAAAGTACATATCTTTTAATGCAAGAATCTTTACCACTTTTAAGAAAGAGTAAATCTCCTTCAATAATCATTGTATCTTCAATAAGTGCATATACCCCATTTAGT TTACTAGGAGCATATGCTGTTAgtaaaacaacattattaGGAATTACTAAAGCAGCTGCTGCTGATCTTGCATCTGAAGGAATTCGTGTTAATTGCATAGCACCTGGTATAATAAAAACTAAATTCTCGCAAGCA ATTGTAGAAGGGGATGCAGGAGAAGCAAGTTTATCAATGATACCAATGCAAAGATTTGGTGAACCAAATGAAATAGCAGGTGTTGCTGCATTTTTAGCAAGTGATGATGCTTCATATGTTACTGGTGAAACTATTGTAGCTGCTGGTGGAATGCACTCCAGACTTTGA
- the LOC114874539 gene encoding UBA-like domain-containing protein 2 isoform X1, whose product MDTLREQVMINQFVLAAGCAREQAKQLLQAAHWQFETALSIFFQEAAIPPCAQGPGTHFGQITPCNTPATPPNFPDALLAFSKMSAGDKTPSGMSPSQNGLHQNSMQTGTAAQHHGGRCSVTGNAQQQTQSQQLGLGEPQR is encoded by the exons atggacACCCTTCGCGAACAGGTGATGATCAATCAGTTCGTGTTGGCTGCAGGTTGTGCCAGGGAGCAAGCGAAACAGTTGCTACAAGCGGCGCATTGGCAGTTCGAG aCTGCCCTCAGTATTTTCTTCCAAGAAGCAGCGATACCTCCTTGCGCGCAAGGACCTGGTACACATTTCGGCCAA aTAACGCCGTGTAATACACCAGCCACCCCACCAAATTTTCCTGACGCGCTTTTAGCCTTCTCGAAAATGTCTGCGGGCGACAAAACTCCTTCGG GAATGTCGCCGAGCCAAAATGGATTGCATCAGAATTCGATGCAGACGGGGACCGCGGCGCAACACCATGGGGGACGGTGTAGCGTGACTGGGAACGCGCAACAGCAAACGCAAAGTCAACAATTAGGGCTAGGAGAGCCACAGAGATAA
- the LOC114874533 gene encoding LOW QUALITY PROTEIN: 1-phosphatidylinositol 3-phosphate 5-kinase (The sequence of the model RefSeq protein was modified relative to this genomic sequence to represent the inferred CDS: deleted 1 base in 1 codon) → MNKNMNSPSKLTEFAPLSPEESQPVVASLFSKFFSFTRSSQNVDDSTISSTNEEQSSSDSESWKQSESTEKTPEDDSSSMMNFPLDTREGRSLPNVLKRISNIVALKSNNLRSYKDSQLRSYWMPDNVSKQCYECGERFTTFRRRHHCRVCGQIFCSKCCCDQIPGKIMGCTGDLRVCTYCCKVVLSYLQSSDMRSDLSADLKALQEDLQVKYGSDSPPITQKNANESVEDDTSICRKPSVGYMEEKYAIGRSATSYLTSQERSIALQNSASLRMIYEELFRSSQAILLQTHRIRLKSYHNCFLANELVNWMIAQNKAATRVQATAIGQALLEAGFIEPVVTDNVFSDTATVFKPVKLQHIQTMDLLTETQNTCDAQEPAWVKTIPQHDSTTDSESETKPSNSMQQGTGRLPSSSSSFYLDLNLEASTVTLKRPTSEDLTTISVNSSDGVIEQKEITVKSHKCNLKIADDLLNDTLQVQEFKEKGGWHKATNLRTVFGELHAYECLTSAYKQHEDSLIKQLLNKEGLSQSWSEVILPIAHQIIDHVRPDLNHNVDDLDIRQYVQIKKCPGGGRDDCEIVSGVVCTKNVAHRGMNAMIAHPKILLLQCGLMYQRVEGKLLSLEPVMLQENEYLGHTVARITALGPDVVLVHRSVSRLAQDRLRECGVTLVLNVKLSVLERVARCTGANIVNTIDAHISARYMLGTCKKFYLRNFSSEKNGIKTLMYFEGCANPHLGATILLRGGSQPELKKVKNVTSTMIFAAYSWRLEKSFLMDEFARPPSPKDNSFLDETLNKDTEDFEKINKIVHTKSNEVNDSSSTHKEYTDSTEILKVTKIQEDSENISNGKQSIEIEISGNENVPVKDTVSDQTCTENILNSNSVKQISSILSEDADPYDTLKLFKPKTKTSVICTKSTEDNVASNASINNDGPNNTTGLGIDSSEDPNSTIELFGSKANEKNKNAKEEFERLRIKDKASSEEKRIYGESICDHSDPLHQYLNEGDEDVFSQTSPNGQHLSVADLPLLNKFKKALEGTILSVSPYLKFSVPYLETETGRNCVLRSFFPREIFYSVQFVDKVKEIKATNMSIESRIENPLLKLKLKPQHPFVQARLTTDVDSQEVQALLANFRACGSRLYPTNNVLSDKQQIIMQSEINDQTPVWPDCLDPASHQRLSVLFCSFSHTGNDTPAFCVNPWVVNMDLYGRNDIALGRFLERYCLTSEYKCPAQACRAQIAQHVRRFAHDGGCIHISLSEMSTEPFSQENANQILMWSKCMKCKSVSPVVPMSDDTWSLSFAKYLELRFHGSAYTRRGTDSCQHSLHHDHYQYFTKKNMLAVFKYTRISQWEISLPPPLINIVYDPKQHADVIEEMKSIALKGDEVFSSIREKLLTLQIDADNLNAVKQQLTKDQQYFKNKIEEIQLKLTSPTLENKKLEGKVSEKQVQALMFRIEDGIVILKRLISEVVFNWNAKILEMSVKKKDERPRRFTERSLTAGSNSIIDTDGYITEDTASESQLEDLSPMSADYNAIDAIAAAQHDLQGIEGLESSDNEVLESNIPEEIVVQGSPKMHQRSHSDVLPVALDDVPDKKKKKKTILSQLLPSVSVAQPIANPLGNLEHHLLPLGSVVPIVVYESEPSSIIAYALDSHDYKHALHELMRSTKGPDLNPSPLIKRKFPDNKENFTDITQSGEFKRPSVLSFFRGNSPNSATPIDSDKSVSTVDSNMPNPSTVAEIDEDKKTAKQQNYIEVQFNDATTNFYCRIYFAAQFAAFRENVLPCGEDGFTRSMSRSVQWAARGGKSGSTFCKSRDDRFIIKEMSRLEMQIFLDFAPNYFSYMEKCQQTKQPTLLGKIVGVYRVSFKNNTTNAALRTSVLVMENLFYKRTITDKFDLKGSVRNRLVNPEDTCHEGELVLLDENLLNMSCDSPLYIRSHSKAVLNRAIEQDTKFLADNSVMDYSLLVGLEPNSDELVLGIIDYIRTFTWDKKLETMVKKSGILGGQGKLPTIISPEEYRARFIAAMHRYFLPVPDRWSGLGRGVETS, encoded by the exons ATGAATAAGAATATGAATTCACCATCCAAACTTACGGAGTTTGCTCCGTTAAGCCCCGAGGAAAGTCAACCAGTTGTGGCTTccttattttcaaaattttttagcTTCACTAGAA GTTCACAAAATGTTGACGATTCTACAATTTCTTCTACTAACGAGGAGCAAAGCTCCTCTGATTCTGAGTCATGGAAGCAATCAGAAAGTACAGAAAAAACACCTGAAGATGATAGCTCAAGCATGATGAACTTTCCATTGGATACTCGCGAAGGCAGAAGTTTACCAAATGTTTTAAAACGCATTAGTAACATTGTAGCTTTAAAAAGCAAT AATTTACGTTCATACAAAGATTCTCAGTTAAGAAGTTATTGGATGCCGGATAATGTGAGCAAACAGTGTTACGAATGCGGTGAACGGTTTACAACATTTCGTAGAAGGCATCACTGTCGCGTTTGTGGTCAAATattttgttcaaaatgttgttGCGATCAGATACCTGGAAAGATTATGGGATGCACTG gAGATCTTAGAGTTTGTACGTATTGCTGTAAGGTAGTTTTATCTTATTTACAATCATCAGACATGAGGAGTGACCTATCAGCAGATTTAAAAGCGTTACAAGAAGATCTCCAAGTTAAATATGGAAGTGATTCACCGCCTATAACTCAGAAAAATGCAAATGAATCTGTAGAGGATGATACTTCAATTTGCAGGAAGCCAAGTGTTGGATACATGGAAGAAAAATATGCTATTGGACG GTCGGCAACTAGTTATCTGACATCCCAGGAACGGTCTATTGCTTTACAAAATTCCGCCTCTTTGAGAATGATTTATGAAGAGCTGTTTAGATCAAGTCAAGCAATTCTCCTACAGACGCACAGAATTAGACTGAAAAGTTATCACAACTGCTTTTTAGCTAATGAATTAGTGAACTGGATGATAGCACAAAACAAGGCAGCCACTCG TGTGCAGGCTACTGCTATTGGGCAGGCATTATTAGAAGCAGGTTTCATTGAACCAGTAGTTACTGACAATGTATTTAGCGACACAGCGACTGTATTTAAACCAGTGAAATTGCAACATATACAAACTATGGATTTGTTGACTGAAACTCAGAACACATGTGATGCCCAAGAACCTGCATGGGTAAAGACAATTCCGCAACACGATTCAACCACTG ATTCTGAAAGTGAAACAAAACCTTCAAATTCCATGCAACAAGGCACTGGACGTTTACCATCTTCTAGTTCAAGTTTCTATTTAGATTTAAACTTGGAAGCGTCCACTGTTACATTGAAAAGACCCACGTCGGAAGATTTAACGACAATTTCCGTAAATAGCAGTGATGGTGTAATCGAACAGAAAGAAATCACAGTAAAATCGcataaatgtaatttaaaaattgccGATGATCTTCTAAACGATACATTGCAAGTACaagaatttaaagaaaaaggtgGTTGGCACAAAGCAACAAATCTGAGAACTGTATTCGGAGAACTTCATGCTTATGAATGCTTAAC ATCAGCATACAAACAACACGAAGATTCATTAATCAAACAACTTCTTAATAAAGAAGGTTTATCGCAGAGCTGGTCGGAAGTGATACTTCCTATTGCTCATCAAATTATTGATCACGTTAGACCAGATTTAAATCATAATGTCGATGATTTAGATATTCGACAATATGtacaaataaagaaatgtCCAGGTGGAGGTAGAGATGATTGTGAAATTGTGTCTGGTGTAGTTTGTACGAAAAATGTTGCACACAGAGGAATGAACGCAATGATAGCTCAtccaaaaattttattacttcaGTGTGGACTTATGTATCAACGTGTAGAAGGGAAGCTACTAAGTTTGGAGCCGGTGATGTTACAA gAGAACGAGTATTTAGGTCATACAGTGGCTAGAATTACTGCACTTGGTCCAGATGTTGTGCTCGTACATCGCTCTGTATCAAGATTAGCACAAGATAGACTTAGAGAATGTGGAGTAACGCTTGTTTTAAACGTAAAACTTAGCGTTCTCGAAAGGGTTGCACGGTGTACCGGTGCTAATATTGTGAACACTATCGATGCACATATAAGTGCTAGATACATGCTTGGTACATgtaaaaaattctatttacgAAATTTTTCAAGCGAGAAAA ATGGTATCAAAACATTGATGTATTTTGAGGGATGTGCAAACCCACATCTAGGAGCTACAATCTTGTTGCGAGGTGGTTCTCAACcagaattaaaaaaagtaaagaacGTAACTTCGACGATGATATTTGCTGCTTATTCTTGGCGTCttgaaaaatcatttcttATGGATGAATTTGCTAGACCACCATCGCCTAAAGATAATTCATTCTTAGATGAAACGTTAAACAAAGATACCgaagattttgaaaaaatcaacAAAATAGTGCATACTAAAAGCAACGAAGTTAATGATTCATCGTCGACTCATAAAGAGTATACGGATAGTACagaaattttgaaagtaaCAAAAATTCAGGAAGATTCTGAGAATATATCAAACGGTAAACAAAGTATAGAAATAGAGATTTCAGGTAATGAAAACGTACCAGTAAAAGATACAGTATCAGATCAGACTTGTactgaaaatatattaaattcaaattctgTTAAACAAATATCTTCCATACTGTCTGAAGATGCTGATCCTTACGatactttgaaattatttaagcCTAAAACGAAAACTTCTGTGATTTGTACAAAAAGTACAGAGGATAACGTAGCAAGTAACGCGTCGATCAATAACGATGGCCCAAATAATACTACTGGACTTGGAATAGATAGCAGCGAAGATCCAAATAGTACAATTGAATTGTTTGGAAGTAAAGCTaacgagaaaaataaaaatgctaAAGAAGAATTTGAGAGATTGAGGATAAAAGATAAAGCTTCCTCGGAAGAGAAACGTATCTATGGAGAATCCATATGCGATCATAGCGATCCGTTGCATCAGTATTTAAACGAAGGCGACGAAGATGTCTTCAGTCAAACTAGTCCGAACGGTCAACATTTAAGCGTTGCCGATTTACCGctattaaacaaatttaagAAAGCACTTGAAGGAACTATATTAAGTGTTTCgccttatttaaaattttctgtGCCGTATTTGGAAACAGAGACAGGAAGGAACTGCGTGTTGCGAAGTTTCTTTCCAAGAGAAATCTTTTATTCTGTCCAATTCGTGGATAAAGTGAAAGAGATTAAAGCGACTAACATGTCGATAGAATCGAGAATAGAAAATccattattgaaattaaaattaaagccTCAGCATCCGTTTGTTCAAGCGAGATTAACTACCGACGTTGATAGTCAAGAAGTACAAGCGTTATTAGCTAATTTTAGAGCATGTGGTAGTAGATTGTATCCAACGAATAACGTTTTATCCGACAAACAGCAGATTATAATGCAGTCTGAAATTAACGATCAAACTCCGGTATGGCCTGATTGTTTGGATCCTGCGAGCCATCAACGTTTATCCGTATTATTTTGCAGT TTTTCCCATACCGGTAACGATACACCAGCGTTTTGTGTGAATCCATGGGTAGTCAATATGGATTTATATGGAAGGAACGACATTGCCCTGGGACGTTTTTTGGAACGATACTGTTTGACTTCTGAATACAAGTGTCCTGCTCAGGCATGTCGGGCACAAATTGCTCAGCATGTTCGGCGATTCGCCCACGACGGTGGATGCATACATATTAGCTTAAGCGAAATGAGCACCGAGCCTTTTTCTCAAGAGAACGCAAATCAAATATTAATGTGGAGCAAGTGTATGAAATGTAAAAGCGTCTCACCGGTGGTACCGATGTCAGACGACACTTGGTCTTTATCCTTTGCCAAATATCTAGAATTACGTTTCCATGGTAGTGCTTATACAAGACGTGGTACAGATAGTTGTCAACATTCGCTTCATCACGATCACTatcaatattttacaaagaaaaatatgcTGGCCGTATTTAAGTACACAAGAATATCGCAATGGGAGATCTCTTTACCGCCTCCCTTGATAAATATCGTGTATGATCCGAAACAGCACGCCGATGTGATAGAAGAGATGAAGAGTATAGCGTTAAAAGGAGACGAAGTGTTCTCCTCAATACGAGAGAAACTGTTAACTTTACAAATTGATGCGGATAATTTGAATGCTGTGAAACAGCAGTTAACTAAAGATCAGCAATATTTCAAGAACAAAATTGAAGAGATTCAATTGAAACTGACATCTCCAACGTTGGAGAATAAAAAGCTTGAAGGTAAGGTATCTGAAAAACAGGTGCAAGCTTTGATGTTCAGAATAGAGGATGGAATTGTGATTTTGAAACGACTGATATCAGAGGTTGTGTTCAACTGGAACGCAAAGATATTGGAAATGTCTGTTAAAAAGAAGGACGAAAGACCACGACGTTTTACCGAACGATCTTTGACCGCTGGTAGCAATAGCATAATCGATACAGATGGGTATATAACCGAAGACACCGCGTCGGAATCGCAACTTGAAGATCTAAGTCCTATGTCAGCTGATTACAATGCTATCGATGCTATTGCAGCAGCGCAACACGATTTGCAGGGAATCGAAGGTTTAGAAAGCTCGGACAATGAAGTTCTGGAAAGTAATATTCCTGAAGAAATTGTTGTTCAGGGATCTCCAAAGATGCATCAAAGATCACACTCTGATGTGTTACCTGTTGCGTTAGACGATGTGccggataaaaagaaaaagaagaaaacgattTTATCACAATTGTTACCATCGGTTTCTGTAGCTCAGCCAATAGCTAATCCATTGGGAAATTTAGAACACCACTTACTTCCACTTGG GTCGGTTGTACCTATAGTGGTATACGAATCAGAGCCTTCATCTATAATTGCATATGCACTTGATTCACACGACTACAAACATGCATTGCACGAGTTGATGCGTTCAACAAAAGGGCCTGATCTAAATCCTAGTCCGTTGATTAAACGAAAATTTCCGGACAATAAGGAGAATTTTACTGATATAACACAATCAGGAGAATTTAAACGACCGTCCGTTCTATCATTTTTCCGTGGGAATAGTCCAAATTCTGCGACTCCTATAGATTCAGATAAAAGTGTTTCAACTGTGGATTCTAATATGCCAAATCCATCGACAGTTGCGGAGATCGATGAAGATAAGAAAACGGCGAAGCAACAGAACTACATTGAAGTACAATTCAATGACGCGACAACAAATTTTTACTGTAGAATATATTTTGCTGCACAATTTGCTGCTTTTAGAGAAAACGTTTTACCATGCGGAGAAGATGGTTTTACCAGAAGCATGAGCCGAAGCGTGCAGTGGGCTGCAAGGGGTGGAAAAAGTGGAAGCACGTTTTGTAAAAGTCGAg ACGACAGGTTCATCATAAAGGAGATGTCTCGACTagaaatgcaaatatttcttGATTTTGCACCAAATTATTTCTCCTATATGGAAAAATGCCAACAAACTAAACAGCCAACGCTGTTGGGAAAGATAGTCGGCGTTTACAGAgtatcttttaaaaataatacgaCAAACGCAGCGCTTCGCACTAGTGTTCTAGTgatggaaaatttattttataaaagaacaATAACAGACAAGTTTGATTTGAAAGGATCGGTGAGGAATCGGCTTGTTAATCCTGAGGATACATGTCACGAAGGAGAACTGGTATTATTGGATGAAAACTTATTGAACA TGAGCTGTGATTCGCCGCTCTATATCAGATCACATTCCAAAGCAGTTTTAAACAGAGCCATCGAACAGGACACAAAATTCCTGGCTGATAATTCTGTGATGGATTACTCTTTATTAGTAGGTTTGGAACCAAACTCGGACGAGCTCGTTCTAGGCATAATAG ACTATATACGAACGTTCACTTGGGACAAGAAATTAGAAACAATGGTAAAGAAATCAGGCATATTAGGTGGCCAGGGAAAGTTACCAACGATAATATCACCGGAAGAATATCGTGCACGTTTCATAGCTGCTATGCATCGATATTTCTTACCGGTACCAGATAGATGGTCTGGTTTAGGTAGAGGTGTAGAAACATCATGA
- the LOC114874536 gene encoding tRNA-uridine aminocarboxypropyltransferase 1: MAKSNVLGNAKEQSDLEKKQESIDRAPFRHLKITDAGILDTIEGRETCKRCYRSRKFFCYSCYLPVINEKYFPRIKLPIKIDIIKHAREIDGKSTAIHATILAPEDVRIFTYPDFPEISDKEKTILIFPSSTAVTVESLFMKEVKVNDEIIVNQVRDTFPIKRAIFIDSTWHQTKAIYKDQRLRDLQCVILKSRISQFWRHQKKSPRWYLATIEAIHQFLVELHACAFGILPEYANLNNSEEETLNVENSINDHDTNEVSKLDQRYKGQYDDLLYFFKYMYDKIHTMYDHDQLWAYKRPLM, from the exons atggCTAAGTCCAATGTGTTAGGCAACGCGAAAGAACAATCTGATTTAGAGAAAAAACAAGAATCAATCGATAGAGCACCTTTTCGTCACTTAAAAATTACTGACGCTGGAATTTTAGACACAATAGAAGGTAGAGAAACATGTAAACGTTGCTATAGATCAAGAAAATTCTTTTGCTATTCCTGTTATTTACCAGTCATTAatgaaaagtattttccaagaATAAAG ctaccaattaaaattgatatcATTAAACATGCACGTGAAATTGATGGGAAAAGCACTGCGATTCATGCTACTATACTTGCACCAGAAGATGTGAGAATATTTACATATCCTGATTTTCCAGAAATATCAGACAAAGAGAAG ACTATTTTAATCTTTCCTAGCTCAACTGCAGTAACTGTAGAGTCTTTATTCATGAAGGAGGTTAAAGTCAATGATGAAATAATTGTGAACCAAGTAAGAGACACATTTCCTATAAAAAGAGCTATTTTTATAGATAGCACATGGCATCAAACAAAAGCTATTTACAAAGATCAAAGACTAAGAG ATTTGCAATGTGTGATTTTAAAATCTAGAATATCACAATTTTGGCGTCATCAAAAGAAAAGTCCAAGGTGGTATTTAGCTACAATTGAAGCAATTCATCAGTTTTTGGTAGAGTTGCACGCATGTGCATTTGGTATATTACCTGAATATGCTAATTTAAACAACTCTGAAGAAGAAACACTTAATGTGGAAAATTCTATAAATGATCACGATACAAATGAAGTATCTAAATTAGATCAAAGATACAAAGGTCAATACGATGatcttctatatttttttaaatatatgtatgaCAAGATTCATACTATGTATGATCACGACCAATTATGGGCATATAAAAGGCCATTGATGTAA